A region from the Palaemon carinicauda isolate YSFRI2023 chromosome 16, ASM3689809v2, whole genome shotgun sequence genome encodes:
- the LOC137655362 gene encoding uncharacterized protein: MAEQGSPSLENKGKVRKLVLQYEEKIKGDAKQTRNSKLDCLGIKRNPIREAKEVALARIVRIQEFERSKNEKEIISRIKRQNEKSHERTVNDMDRKLEKTRKMAEQERSPSLENKRKVRKLVKEYEETIKGDAKQTRNTKLDCLGIKRNAKKESKQVALATIVGIQKRSPSLENKERLKYHIMKYEEIIRYDAEHNRNREQKDDLEGKSQDERKHLRRKAKDVVFVRIRQIAQDEISQQKRDIVYAPVVRREEAKKDEKKRREKRRLNLKK, encoded by the coding sequence atgGCGGAGCAAGGAAGTCCTTCActtgaaaacaaaggaaaagtgaggaaacTTGTTCTGCAATATGAAGAAAAGATTAAAGGCGATGCAAAACAGACAAGGAATAGCAAACTGGATTGTCTTGGAATCAAAAGGAATCCAATAAGGGAAGCCAAAGAAGTGGCCTTAGCTAGAATTGTACGAATTCAAGAATTTGAAAGGTCcaaaaatgagaaagaaattatCTCCAGGATTAAACGACAGAATGAAAAATCACATGAAAGAACCGTTAATGATATGGATAGGAAActtgaaaaaactcgaaaaatggCGGAGCAAGAAAGAAGTCCTTCacttgaaaacaaaagaaaagtgaGGAAACTTGTTAAGGAATATGAAGAAACGATTAAAGGCGATGCAAAACAGACAAGGAATACCAAACTGGATTGTCTTGGAATCAAAAGGAATGCAAAGAAGGAGTCCAAACAAGTGGCCTTAGCTACAATTGTAGGAATTCAAAAAAGAAGTCCTTCACTAGAAAACAAAGAAAGATTAAAGTATCatattatgaaatatgaagaaattattAGATATGACGCAGAGCACAATAGAAATAGGGAACAAAAAGATGATCTTGAAGGAAAAtctcaggacgagagaaagcatctgAGGAGGAAAGCAAAAGATGTAGTCTTCGTGAGAATCAGacaaattgcacaggatgaaataTCACAACAAAAAAGGGACATAGTATATGCTCCTGTTGTACGAAGGGAAGAGGCTAAGAAAGatgagaaaaaaagaagagaaaaaagaaggtTAAacttgaagaaatag